The genomic segment GTCGAGTGCTGATGGACGCTACTGGATTACCTTCAATGGCGAAATTTATAATTTCCGAGAATTGCGCTCTAAGCTGATGGCGCGAGGAGAACAATTCCATTCTCAAACCGATACTGAGGTCATTCTCAAACTCTACCAGCACTTCGGTACTGACTGTGTAAAGCAGTTGCGAGGGATGTTTGCCTTTGCGATTTGGGATGACTTAGAAAAAATCGGCTTTCTAGCCCGCGATCCACTTGGTATCAAACCCCTGTACTACTGGCAAAGCGGTTCAACCCTCGTATTTGCCTCAGAAATCAGAGCCATTCTTGCTTCAAAATTGCCGACTCTCAGCCTCAGCACGGAGGGATTGTATGGCTATCTGATCAACGGTTCAGTACCAGAACCACATACGTTAATTGAGGGAATTCATTGCTTAGAAGCTGCCCATTGTCTGTATTGGAAATCTGGCGAACTGAGTCAGCACCAGTATTGGCAAATCAACTTTGGTGGAGAAATAACTTCATTACCAGAAGCTCAAGAGAAAGTTCGCGCTGCCCTGATTGACTCGATTGAGCATCACTTTGTTAGTGATGTGCCGGTGGGTATATTTCTCAGTGGCGGCATCGACTCAACAGCCGTTCTCGTCTTAGCCCGTGAAACTCAGAAGAGTCAGTTACGCACCTACTCAATCGCCTTTGAAGAGGCGGAGTGGAATGAGGGGGAAATTGCTAGGAAAGTTGCCGAAAAATTTGACACCGAGCATACAGAATACAAAATCACGGCTTCAGCGGGTCGGGCATTATTCCCCAAATTTTTAGAAGCCATCGATCAACCAACTATCGATGGCTTCAATACTTTCTGTGTCTCTCAAATTGCTCACAACGACGGGACAAAAGTTGTCCTTTCTGGTTTGGGCGGAGATGAGCTGTTTGGGGGATACCAGTCGTTTCAAAAAGTCCCGCAAATGGTGCAATGGAGTCAACGGCTTCAGGCTATTCATCCGCTCCGGAGTGCCACTGGGATGGCATTAGCCCATTGGGGAAGATCATCACAAATGATGCGCGTGGGTGACTTCTTGCAGCAAACGCCGAATTCAGCTGCGGCTTACCGCAGTCTGCGAGGTATTTTCTCTCATTCAGAAGCCTGCGCGATCGCCCAGCACTATCTTCCCGATCGGACGTTACCCAAGCGCGGTACACACAGTTTCGTCCCAAATTTACCTTCTCTAGAAGATGAAGTCAGCCTCCTAGAAATCAGTCGCTATATGCGTAATCAGCTGCAACGAGATAGCGATGTGATGAGTATGGCTTGGGGTTTAGAACTGCGGGTTCCTTTCGTTGACCACGTTTTAATTGACGCGATCGCCTCAATTAAGAGCAACATTCGCCTCGCTCCCAAAAAGCAGCTGTTGATTCAATCTGTTCCTGAATTACCCAGTTGCGTACTCAACCGTCTGAAACAGGGGTTTTCCTTCCCCTTCCAACGATGGCTAACAACAGAATGGCATGACTATTTCCGTCAAGTTGATTGCCCCAAAAACATATCTTTAAAGGCTTGGTATCGTCTCTGGAGTCTAGCAATTCTTCAATATTGGTGGGAGCAAGTCAAGAGCAATTACTCCCCATAAACTTTTCCTGATTGCCAGGAGAGGTTCTGTAGAAATGAGTAGTACAGCTATGTTCAGTAGCTGTACATGGAGTTTTAACATCTGCTGGTATTCCCTTGATTTCTTGCAACGAAGTTCCATCTCCTTCTGTTTCGCCTCCAAAAACGGCTGTCGACCAGCCACACGTTTGCCATGTCGTAGCAAGCATTAACGAACGCATAGGCGGACCAGCTCTCTCGGTCACGAGCTTGGCTGAAACCCTTTCTCAACAAGGGATAATCTCTCATTTATTTACTCTTGACTACCAACAACTTGGTAAGCAAGTAGCAGCAGAAGGAATAATGTTACACAGTTATCCAGCAACTCCAATTGCTAGGTATCTTCGAGGGTTTCACCCCAAAGCGATGCGTGCCCTTGGACAATTAGCCTCCACCGAATTGAATCTAATTCACAACCACGGCTTGTGGATGTTTCCCAATCTTTATGCCCGTCAATCCGCAGTAGGCAATCATCTACCGTTGCTGATTTCTCCCAGAGGAATGCTGGAGTCTTGGTCTTTAAAGCGTAGTCGAATCAAGAAGTGGCTTGCTTGGATTTTATACGAACAAAAAAATCTCAAGAGTGCCGCTGTTTTTCATGCTACTTCTGTTGAAGAAGCTAGTTCTATTCGTCATCTTGGCTTTCAGCAACCGATTGCTCTAATTCCTAATGGCGTCCATGTTCCTGACTTGAGTAATCAACCTTGTAGAGAAGTATTAACCCAATTATTCCCCGAACTTTATTCAAAAAAATGGCTGTTATTTTTGTCCAGGATTCATCCCAAAAAAGGGTTAGATCACTTACTGCAAGTTTGGCAAAAACTATCTGCTCAGTTTACCGACTGGCATCTCCTGATTGCTGGGCCAGATTTGATTGGTTACCAAGCTGAATTAGAGTCGCTTACAGCCGAGTTGTCCTTAAGCGAACGAGTTACGTTTACGGGAATGCTGACTGGGGAAGAAAAGAAAGCAGCTTTAGGAAATGCGGATTTGTTTGTTTTACCCACCCATTCAGAAAACTTTGGCATAGCGGTGGCAGAAGCTTTAGCATATGCAGTTCCTGCCATAACGACCAAGGGTGCTCCCTGGCAAGATTTATCCACTTACCAGTGTGGTTGGTGGATCGAGAATAACCAGCAAGCTTTGACGTCTGCTTTAGCTGAAGGGATGCAGTTATCTTCTCAAGAACTCAAAGCAATGGGGTTGAGAGGGCGAAATCTAGTAGAAACGAAATACTCTTGGGATGCGATCGCTCAGGATATGTCTAGTGTTTATCGCTGGATTCTTGGCGGCGGTGACCCTCCTGGTTGTCTTCAGTTGGATGTGTGTCACGAAAGAGGCTAAAGTGAAAATTTCTATCGTTACTGGTCCTTGGCTTCCGGTTCCTCCGTTGCAGGGAGGTGCAGTACCCCGTCTCTGGCAAGGTTTGGCAGAAGAATTCGCGGCGATTGGTCACCAGGTAACTATCTTAAGCCGCTCCTACCCAGGTCAGCCTCAGCAAGAGACTCTCAATGGTGTGAGGTATGCCAGACACATCGGCTTTCCCCAAAGTCGCTCAATTGCACGGGATTTGCTCAAAGACTTGGTTTATGCGCTGGCGATGATTCCAGTCCTGCCCCGCGCTGATATCTTGGTTATCAATGATTTCTGGCTGCCTGTCTTCGCATGGGCACTACGACCTAATGCTGGTCGGATTGTGATTAATGCCAATCGGTTTCCTAAGGGGCAATATTACTTATACGCAGGTGCAACTCGCATTGCTGCGGCTTCGCGAGCAATACAAGAAGCGATCGCACACCAGTACCCAGCTGCTACTTCTCGAATTCGAGTGATGCCCAATCCCATCGATACCCGCGTATTTTCTCCACCGATTTCTCCTCGTCCTGTGAGAGAAAACAAAACTATTTTATACGTAGGCAGAATACATCCAGAAAAGGGAATTCACCTGTTGTTGGATGCTTTTGCTATCTTGACCAAGCAACTTCCTCAGGTAAAGTTACGAATTCTGGGACCAGTTAAAGAGAGTCAAGGCGGGGGTGGTGAAGACTATCTACGTACTTTACACTCCAAAGTTAAAGGGTTGTCTGTGGAGTTTTCCCCAGCGATTTTTGACCTTGACAAACTAGTTGACGCTTACCGTGATGCCGATCTGTTTTGCTATCCCTCATTAGCTGAGAAAGGAGAGTCTTTTGGAGTCGCCCCCCTAGAAGCAATGGCTACTGGCCTTGTTCCGGTGATTTCAGATTTAGCTTGTTTTAGGGATTTTATTGAAGAGGGTAAAACTGGATATTTCTTTGAACACCGTAGCCCAGATGCTGCCAAAAATCTTTCTATGGCCTTAGCTTCAGCAATACTGAATTGGGAAACCACTTGCCAAATGGGGCTCAAAGCGGCTCAAACTGCCTTGCAATATAGCTATGAACAAGTAGCTGGTCTCTACCTAGCTGATTTTGAAGAGTTACTGAGTAGTAAACCATCAAGTAAAACTAGCATGGTTAAAGAATATTAGTAAGTTTAACTCTAACTTAGGGATAGAAGTCTGAATTCAGAATCCAGAATTCAGAAAAAATTGATTTTTATCCCTATAAGGCAGCCTATTGCTGCCTTGTAATACAATAGTTTAAATTTTAAAAATTCAATAATTTATTCCATTAATTTGAGGTTAATATTCCTGATTCAGGAATCAATATCTGTATTAGTTTTTAGGTTATGTTACAGATAGTAGATAACAATGCTTGAAAAAGTTACTCCTTTAATTCTGACCTACAACGAAGCTCCTAATATTGAGCGATCATTGAAACAGCTTACTTGGGCAAAAAGGATTGTAGTCGTTGATAGTTACAGCACGGATAAAACTCTAGATATTTTGCAGACCTATCCTCAAGTAGAGGTATTTCAGCGGGAATTCTATACCCACGCCAATCAATGGAACCATGGTTTACAGCAAGTAGAAACAGAGTGGGTACTTTCTCTGGACGCTGACTATATAGTCACCGATGAATTAATTGTTGAAATTGAGGCTGTAGCAAAAGATTCGTTAGTAGATAGCTATTTTGTTCGGTTCAAGTATTGTGTTTTTGGCAAGCCGCTTCGCGGTACGTTGCTGCCACCTCGCGAAGCCCTATTTAGAAGAGAAAAAGCGATTTATTTTGATGATGGGCATACACAGAAACTGCATGTAAACGGAAAGTCGGCTAAACTTTCGTCGTATATTCATCATGATGATCGCAAGCCTCTGAGCCGATGGCTATGGGCGCAAGACCGATACATGATTATTGAGAGCAAGAAATTACTGGAGACACCGGATAGTGAACTGAGTTTTGGCGATCGCATCCGGCAGCAAAAAATCCTAGCTCCTTTCGTGATCCTGTTCTACTGCCTCATCCTGAACAAAGGCATCCTTGACGGTTGGGCTGGCTGGTATTATGCCTTTCAGCGAATGCTTGCAGAAATTATGCTCTCGATTCGTTTAATCGAAACTGAGAGATTGCACACCTACACTAACAAGGGCAAGAGTTACGCAGAAATTCCCCAAACTCCCTTGGCAAAGAGTAGCAATCCAGAATTGACAGAGGCTTGAATCCTTAAAATTCTCTCAAGCGAGAATAAATGACACCCCTATAATTTTTGGGCATAATTATTAGCGGCAAAGTAAAGTCATTCCTCAACGCATAGTGCCTCTATCAGAGCAGCCAATAAAGCGCTTTCGTCGCAAGTGTCGGAAATCTCACTGGTTAGGTTTAGTTAGCTGTGCCTTCTTACTGCTGCTGAGTATCATTCCCATGCGTCTTGCGATCGCATCCTACCAAGCTCCCCACCCCCAAGGCATCCTTACCCTCGGCGGAGGTCGAGATCGAGAAGAATTCACTGCCCAATTTGCCAAATACTACCCTTCCCTAGAAATCTGGGTCTCTTCGGGTACATCCCCCGATCTAGCGCGTCCCATTTTTCGCGCCGCAGGCATCCCAGACAGTAGAGTTCACCTCGACAATCGGGCTGTTGATACCGTAACTAACTTTACCTCTTTAGTCGAAGACCTCAAACGCCGCCATATTCAACATATATACCTGATCACCTCAGACTTTCACATGTCCAGGGCAAAAGCGATCGCGACTATCGTTTTCGGTAGCCAAGGTATTACCTTTACCCCCGTTACTATCCCATCCGACAAACCCCTTGAATCTGAGTTCCACGTTCTGCGTGATGTCGTTCGCGCCCTCCTGTGGCTAGTTACAGGCCGCACAGGTGCCACCCTCAGAACCAATCCAATAATTACCAAGCTTTCATCCGTATGAACATGGCTCTTAAGGCACGCTGGGTTCTTCTACCGGACGAATAATGGCTGGAGTTTCCTGTTGTGGGGGCTGGAAGATGGCTTGGAGTGCTTTTTCCAAGGTTGGAGCCATGACAATGCGGTTCTCGTAAACCACAATCACCCTGACTAAAGTTGGCAGACTATTTTGCTCCGCTTCCAGATAAAGCGGTTCCACATAAAGCAGCGATCGCTCAATCGGAATCACCAACAGATTACCCTGAATCGCCCGTGACCCCTGGCGATTCCACAACGAAATTTGCTGAGAAATGACCGGGTCTTGATTAATTAAAGCTTCGATTTGTTCTGGCCCGTAGACAAGTTCCTGCTTCGGAAACTGATATAACAGCAAATTACCGTATTGGTCACCATCAGATCGAGCCGCCAGCCATCCAATTAAGTTATTGCGCGTTACTGGAGTATAGGGGTGGAGCAAAATAAACTCTTCTGAGGTGGCAGTTGGCAGCCTCATGATTAGGTAGTAGGGTTCCACCGGCTGCGATTTAGCTGCGTAAATCTCTTGGGGAATCCGCCACTGGTCTTCCCGATTGTAGAATACCTGGGGGTCGGTCATATGATAAGTCAGCAACCGTTCCGATTGGGCGCTGAAAAAGTCCAGGGGATATCGGATATGGCTCTGTAGAGTAACGGGCATGGCGCTTAGGGGTTTAAACAGTGCCGGGAAAACCGCGCTCCAGCTCCTAATAATCGGGTCTTGGGGATCGGCAATGTAAAAGTCAGTAGAACCGTTGTAAGCATCAATGACGATTTTGACAGAATTACGGATGTAATTAAAACCATATTTGCCAGGGTCGGAGTAGGGGTAGCGATCGCTAGTCGTATAAGCATCGACAATCCAATAGAGATAATTCGGCTTTTGGGCGTCATTGGCTTTACCAGCACCGGCAGCCACCAAGTAAGGTTCGCGGTCATACTGAAGAAACGGAGCGATCGCTCGAATCCGTTGGTTAATGTTGCGACGGAACAGCAGCTTGGTTTGAGGTGTAAAGTCCCGTGTCAGCAGCATTTGCCAGTCGTTGAGATACTGAGCAAACAAAACCCTACGCCACAGCGAACCAATCGCAATACCACCCGTGCCGTCGTAACTGTTATAGACGTTTTCATCCCCACTGGGATAGTCAAATTCCTTGACTCTGGTGGAAGTCATTACATAAGTATTGGCGATCTCTCCGTAGTAAATTCGAGGCGCACCAATGGGAATACTGTCCCGAATCAGAGGACTGGATGTCGTTAACGCCCCCTCAACTCCTCCATCTGCACCTGTGCCAATATCCTTCACGAAATAGGCTGGGAGTCCCCCTTCGGCAACTGTATTGACAGGGCTGAGAGTAAAACCATAGCCGTGAGTATAAATTAAGTGTTGGTTAACCCAGGTTTTTG from the Microcoleus sp. AS-A8 genome contains:
- a CDS encoding glycosyltransferase family 2 protein, with product MLEKVTPLILTYNEAPNIERSLKQLTWAKRIVVVDSYSTDKTLDILQTYPQVEVFQREFYTHANQWNHGLQQVETEWVLSLDADYIVTDELIVEIEAVAKDSLVDSYFVRFKYCVFGKPLRGTLLPPREALFRREKAIYFDDGHTQKLHVNGKSAKLSSYIHHDDRKPLSRWLWAQDRYMIIESKKLLETPDSELSFGDRIRQQKILAPFVILFYCLILNKGILDGWAGWYYAFQRMLAEIMLSIRLIETERLHTYTNKGKSYAEIPQTPLAKSSNPELTEA
- a CDS encoding glycosyltransferase; protein product: MSCNEVPSPSVSPPKTAVDQPHVCHVVASINERIGGPALSVTSLAETLSQQGIISHLFTLDYQQLGKQVAAEGIMLHSYPATPIARYLRGFHPKAMRALGQLASTELNLIHNHGLWMFPNLYARQSAVGNHLPLLISPRGMLESWSLKRSRIKKWLAWILYEQKNLKSAAVFHATSVEEASSIRHLGFQQPIALIPNGVHVPDLSNQPCREVLTQLFPELYSKKWLLFLSRIHPKKGLDHLLQVWQKLSAQFTDWHLLIAGPDLIGYQAELESLTAELSLSERVTFTGMLTGEEKKAALGNADLFVLPTHSENFGIAVAEALAYAVPAITTKGAPWQDLSTYQCGWWIENNQQALTSALAEGMQLSSQELKAMGLRGRNLVETKYSWDAIAQDMSSVYRWILGGGDPPGCLQLDVCHERG
- a CDS encoding YdcF family protein — encoded protein: MRLAIASYQAPHPQGILTLGGGRDREEFTAQFAKYYPSLEIWVSSGTSPDLARPIFRAAGIPDSRVHLDNRAVDTVTNFTSLVEDLKRRHIQHIYLITSDFHMSRAKAIATIVFGSQGITFTPVTIPSDKPLESEFHVLRDVVRALLWLVTGRTGATLRTNPIITKLSSV
- a CDS encoding glycosyltransferase family 4 protein, with protein sequence MFIAGFLAAVTLLVVFSWMCVTKEAKVKISIVTGPWLPVPPLQGGAVPRLWQGLAEEFAAIGHQVTILSRSYPGQPQQETLNGVRYARHIGFPQSRSIARDLLKDLVYALAMIPVLPRADILVINDFWLPVFAWALRPNAGRIVINANRFPKGQYYLYAGATRIAAASRAIQEAIAHQYPAATSRIRVMPNPIDTRVFSPPISPRPVRENKTILYVGRIHPEKGIHLLLDAFAILTKQLPQVKLRILGPVKESQGGGGEDYLRTLHSKVKGLSVEFSPAIFDLDKLVDAYRDADLFCYPSLAEKGESFGVAPLEAMATGLVPVISDLACFRDFIEEGKTGYFFEHRSPDAAKNLSMALASAILNWETTCQMGLKAAQTALQYSYEQVAGLYLADFEELLSSKPSSKTSMVKEY
- the asnB gene encoding asparagine synthase (glutamine-hydrolyzing); this encodes MCGIAGILTSGSDRDNLETLVAQMQSALRHRGPDDRGIYISTDRQAAITHTRLSILDLSPAGHQPMSSADGRYWITFNGEIYNFRELRSKLMARGEQFHSQTDTEVILKLYQHFGTDCVKQLRGMFAFAIWDDLEKIGFLARDPLGIKPLYYWQSGSTLVFASEIRAILASKLPTLSLSTEGLYGYLINGSVPEPHTLIEGIHCLEAAHCLYWKSGELSQHQYWQINFGGEITSLPEAQEKVRAALIDSIEHHFVSDVPVGIFLSGGIDSTAVLVLARETQKSQLRTYSIAFEEAEWNEGEIARKVAEKFDTEHTEYKITASAGRALFPKFLEAIDQPTIDGFNTFCVSQIAHNDGTKVVLSGLGGDELFGGYQSFQKVPQMVQWSQRLQAIHPLRSATGMALAHWGRSSQMMRVGDFLQQTPNSAAAYRSLRGIFSHSEACAIAQHYLPDRTLPKRGTHSFVPNLPSLEDEVSLLEISRYMRNQLQRDSDVMSMAWGLELRVPFVDHVLIDAIASIKSNIRLAPKKQLLIQSVPELPSCVLNRLKQGFSFPFQRWLTTEWHDYFRQVDCPKNISLKAWYRLWSLAILQYWWEQVKSNYSP